One Syngnathoides biaculeatus isolate LvHL_M chromosome 4, ASM1980259v1, whole genome shotgun sequence DNA window includes the following coding sequences:
- the prnprs3 gene encoding prion protein, related sequence 3 — translation MKLTLSAQLCLLIVLFHSHSSTAKRGGGFFGKSFGFKKPFSFGRGKTGIKNNRGSGSQGSYPKQPSHTNQGGYSQYPGRSSSYPQQPHGSPYGGGYGGQGSFGGYGWGYGRPGGSINQNPNNPIPNPRYGSNFGYQHQGFGRGSPFSRSVQAMNVEPNEKSRSFGHSAVMAAGGGAVAGMALGYGLGRFPRPHFHFHNPQEEYYYNHYMYRKYGVKSTDTNDYGRDYRYSPPPETYDSFMDSCMKRTDVLPPANTNPSSKSGVTTPILTLAPGETNTTDLGNSSTSSSLPPTQPQADAMPPAGQAVNSEADEDTVSIVEIGYPALIKQVQARRCLELYIVYSEKYMKRQTGGTQGLAIAMDGFLIVLTSALVLLHDAT, via the coding sequence ATGAAGTTGACTTTATCCGCCCAGCTTTGTCTGTTGATCGTTCTCTTTCACTCTCATTCTTCCACGGCGAAGAGAGGAGGCGGATTTTTCGGAAAAAGCTTTGGCTTCAAGAAGCCCTTCTCGTTCGGCCGAGGCAAGACTGGCATCAAAAACAATCGGGGCAGCGGTTCTCAAGGTTCCTACCCCAAGCAGCCCTCACACACCAATCAAGGAGGCTACAGTCAGTATCCTGGCAGATCTAGCAGTTACCCCCAACAGCCACATGGATCCCCCTATGGTGGTGGATATGGTGGCCAAGGTAGTTTTGGAGGGTATGGTTGGGGTTATGGCAGACCAGGTGGATCCATCAACCAAAACCCAAACAACCCCATCCCTAATCCCCGTTATGGCAGCAACTTTGGGTACCAGCACCAAGGTTTTGGGCGAGGCTCTCCATTTTCCCGCTCAGTTCAAGCAATGAATGTCGAGCccaatgaaaaatccagaagtttCGGACACAGCGCCGTCATGGCGGCAGGCGGAGGGGCTGTGGCAGGAATGGCTTTGGGCTACGGTTTAGGAAGATTTCCTCGTCCTCACTTCCACTTCCACAACCCCCAAGAGGAGTACTACTACAATCACTACATGTACAGGAAATACGGTGTCAAATCTACTGATACAAATGATTACGGTCGAGACTACAGGTACAGTCCGCCCCCTGAGACCTATGACAGCTTCATGGACTCCTGCATGAAGAGAACTGATGTTCTGCCTCCAGCTAACACAAATCCAAGCAGCAAGTCAGGAGTCACCACACCGATTCTGACTTTGGCTCCAGGCGAGACCAACACCACCGACCTTGGTAACTCCTCGACTTCGTCGTCCCTTCCTCCGACTCAACCTCAAGCTGATGCGATGCCTCCTGCCGGTCAAGCCGTGAACAGCGAAGCGGACGAAGACACTGTCAGCATCGTGGAGATCGGGTATCCGGCTCTCATTAAGCAGGTTCAGGCTCGGAGATGCCTGGAGCTCTACATTGTTTACTCAGAAAAGTACATGAAGAGACAGACTGGCGGAACACAAGGTCTGGCGATAgccatggatggatttttaattgTCCTTACTAGTGCTTTGGTGCTGCTGCATGATGCCACATAA